The window ATGGATAGTAAGGATTTAATATCCAGTCAGTACCATTGTAAACCGCAAGTATCGGATACCAGTTCCCAATAGCAAAAATCTTATCATAATATCCATATCGTCCTCTTTCATGTGGAATTACGATTTTATACTTTATAAAAATAGAATACTCATCATAGGGCTTTAATGGTTTATCAAGCAATATTTCCAATATTGATAGGTCATCTCCTTTAAAACTGAAAACTAGACTATGCTCTTCTCTAAAAACCTGGAGAAACAACACTCTACCTCCTTTAAACCTAAAGTATTTTGAGTTGGGATAAAAGTGAAAGTATAATTTTGTAAACTCGATTTTCCTGCTGTTGAGGATTCTTATGTTTAACATTGCTTCTAAAGTTCGGTTTTCCGGGAAAAGTGTGGCATTAATAGCATACCGTGTAATAGTATTCGATACTTCATTATGACATCCCCTATAGTGCGGTATATTTCCTAAAGATAACAGAATTATAATTAGTATGGAAAGATTTGAAAAGCTCATTAAACAAGTACAGTTTACGTGACTATTTATGTTCTTTTCGCAGAAGCTCAGTTAATTCCTTTAGTATATTTCTTATTTCTTCTTTCTTAGTAGCAGACGCTACTTTGATCGGAGCATTCGTGTTTAAAAGTTTTCTTATCTCTTCTTCAGAAACTCTTCTTCTACTTTTTTCGTTGACGAGGATTATATGCGGAGCTTTATACTTGTCACTTATTACCTTATATATTCTAGCCGCTTCCTCTACACTTTTGGGATCGCTTCCATCTATTAGCATTATGAAACCATCTAGTCCCCTAGCTAAGACATGCCACATAAAGCTAAAGCGCTCCTGTCCTGGCGTTCCAAATAAGTGAACTTTTTTATTTCCAAGCCTTATGCTGCCATAGTCTAAGGCCACTGTTGTCATTTCCTTTACAACTCTATACAAGCCATGCGTAGGCGCTTCGGTTTTTAATGTTTTACTATCACATACTGTATTTATAAACGTGGTTTTTCCGCTGTTAAATGGTCCAACTACTAAAATTTTTAAATCATTTTCTCGCATTTTTCCACAAAAATATGTCTCATAGCTGTTTAAAGATTACTTTTGATTCTTTTAAACAATAAATACTGCTGTATTGTCGTAAAATTACGTTAACAAATATAAGGTTGTCAGAAAAAAGAAGTAGTGAGGCATTATGTTTCCGTTATATGATGAGAATAGATCATACACGACACCCATTATAACATATTTTCTAATCATAGCCAATGTTGTAGTTTTCTTTTTCTTTTTCCTGCAAGGAATGTCTACACTTGAAGCTGCAATTCAAACGCTTGGCGTCATCCCCTTGTATATTATGAAAGGCAAGCGATTATGGATTCTTCTCACCAGCATGTTTATGCATGCTGACATATTACATCTAGCCGGTAATATGCTATACCTGTATATATTCGGCGATAACGTGGAGGATGCTTTTGGCAAATTTAAATACATTATCTTCTACTTATTATGCGGTTTTGGAGCATCATTTATCCACATATCATCGATAGCTATATCGCTTCCATCTATCAGAGAATTAAATCTTCAAATTCCAGCTGTGGGAGCATCGGGTGCTATTTCGGGGGTTTTAGGCGCATATATGATTTTGTACCCTCATGCGCGCATAAAAACGCTCGTTATCTCGTGGTTTATAACTATCGTAACTATTCCAGCCTACTATTACATAGGCATATGGTTTATTTATCAGTTTATCATGGGTATTTACTCTTTAACGGGTCTATTTTCTAACGTTGCATTCTGGGCTCATATAGGTGGCTTCTTAACAGGAGTAGTCATTGTTAAAGTTTGGAAGATTAAGCCAAAAAGAAGAAGACTAGTATATTACTACATCCCCGTAGAATATTACTAAGCTTGCTTTAACTCAAGCCCTTTACAGTATACAACCCCTCTTATTCTTCTAACAAAATTAGGACA is drawn from Thermoproteales archaeon and contains these coding sequences:
- a CDS encoding rhomboid family intramembrane serine protease, producing the protein MFPLYDENRSYTTPIITYFLIIANVVVFFFFFLQGMSTLEAAIQTLGVIPLYIMKGKRLWILLTSMFMHADILHLAGNMLYLYIFGDNVEDAFGKFKYIIFYLLCGFGASFIHISSIAISLPSIRELNLQIPAVGASGAISGVLGAYMILYPHARIKTLVISWFITIVTIPAYYYIGIWFIYQFIMGIYSLTGLFSNVAFWAHIGGFLTGVVIVKVWKIKPKRRRLVYYYIPVEYY
- a CDS encoding GTP-binding protein; the encoded protein is MRENDLKILVVGPFNSGKTTFINTVCDSKTLKTEAPTHGLYRVVKEMTTVALDYGSIRLGNKKVHLFGTPGQERFSFMWHVLARGLDGFIMLIDGSDPKSVEEAARIYKVISDKYKAPHIILVNEKSRRRVSEEEIRKLLNTNAPIKVASATKKEEIRNILKELTELLRKEHK